One part of the Humulus lupulus chromosome 9, drHumLupu1.1, whole genome shotgun sequence genome encodes these proteins:
- the LOC133799690 gene encoding uncharacterized protein LOC133799690, protein MARRKKIVQKLARVLDPELPSTNAQSVEDERTKLEVEVSETMSEKPLPLEPEILVDTAEKSRSASWAAEVEGQSFQESAKENWSKFKESLPNFGYTKLHFQDPIHRDGKLVAQLDVEEIKVEASFWKSPLICMVIGRGAHLTRKTRKPAKPVRPEPGEPAFFEKADKIGFNPTRTRKNRVGFGDMVLESGMIHFDKKPVILRPWSSDVESIRSVKSVPVWIRLPGLGLQYWGVNCLSALVSTIGTPIMVDKVTKARTMIKFARILVDMEIAENLPMHIHYLNERGQILEQPIKYEWLPTKCSSCKKLGHATNVCKHAPSAIKKNTESSNQAIPVVKTASESATNIQNNSSQNKQEPLEVTKQDEVLTVPSGSKWFTPRKVGMKKSVDKPQLDMHRNTFSILQQAVLDVCRKNKVGLGALIETKLKGDRIRDLMNSSFVGWKFYSSSMVEGRILLIWKAHLMKIEIIQETTQLLHCRVTLIGVNLAYCLSVVYGSNQLETRKLLWSDLANVQRPVTLWIIMGDFNAVFYVDDQLGGRSISIKEMEDARQWLALGEATEMKTLAPKFTWNNKQDGGTRIFSKLDRVFTNDSWIDSFPLVVTYAQWDVVSDHCYLLIKQGDFCSLGVKPFRFFNMWAVHDNFREVVLHNWSIPFEGQGLFRLIGKLTRLKHVLKKFNWRTMGDVSCNYEESKSKYQLAQNALCYDPLNADLQSKEKDAQQIYFRHEKIYSSYLRQKSKITWLRLGDENSSFFHASLKKRQLSNCIISYIDANGCFVDNYAKVVDHYVHHFKNHLGNASKAMGQIDPDCIMKFAQPCSVSIQSKVLARMVMERDSSKFYGKI, encoded by the exons ATGGCGAGAAGGAAGAAAATTGTGCAGAAGCTTGCTAGAGTGCTTGATCCGGAGCTCCCTTCAACCAATGCTCAAAGTGTAGAGGATGAACGAACGAAATTGGAGGTAGAAGTGTCTGAGACGATGAGTGAGAAACCATTGCCCCTGGAACCAGAGATTCTCGTTGATACTGCTGAGAAATCTCGTTCTGCTTCCTGGGCAGCTGAAGTAGAAGGGCAGTCTTTCCAAGAGTCGGCTAAAGAAAATTGGTCTAAGTTTAAGGAATCCCTCCCTAATTTTGGATATACAAAGCTTCATTTCCAGGACCCGATCCATCGAGATGGTAAGCTAGTAGCTCAATTGGATGTTGAAGAGATTAAAGTAGAGGCATCTTTCTGGAAATCTCCCCTGATTTGCATGGTTATTGGTAGGGGTGCACATttaacccgcaaaacccgaaaacCCGCAAAACCCGTCCGACCCGAACCCGGAGAACCCGCTTTTTTCGAAAAAGCTGACAAAATCGGGTTTAACccgacccgaacccgaaaaaaTCGGGTCGGATTCGG GGATATGGTGCTTGAATCTGGAATGATTCATTTTGACAAGAAGCCAGTAATTCTCAGACCTTGGTCATCAGATGTCGAGTCTATAAGGTCAGTAAAATCTGTCCCTGTTTGGATCCGATTACCTGGTCTTGGGCTACAATATTGGGGTGTTAACTGTTTGAGTGCTCTAGTTAGCACGATTGGCACTCCTATCATGGTGGAtaaggtcacaaaagcaaggactatgatcaaatttgCTAGAATCTTAGTTGATATGGAAATTGCAGAAAATCTCCCTATGCATATCCACTATCTAAATGAGAGAGGTCAGATTTTGGAGCAACCTATCAAGTATGAGTGGTTACCCACTAAGTGTTCCAGTTGTAAGAAGTTGGGTCATGCTACTAATGTCTGCAAGCATGCCCCATCTGCTATAAAGAAGAATACAGAGTCTTCAAACCAGGCTATCCCAGTTGTTAAGACAGCAAGTGAATCTGCTACTAATATTCAAAATAATAGCTCCCAGAATAAACAAGAACCTCTTGAGGTCACTAAGCAGGATGAAGTTTTAACAGTTCCTAGTGGTTCTAAATGGTTTACTCCTCGAAAGGTTGGGATGAAGAAATCTGTGGATAAACCACAACTTGATATGCATAGGAATACTTTCAGCATTTTACAG CAAGCAGTTCTTGATGTTTGCAGGAAGAATAAAGTTGGTCTTGGAGCTCTGATTGAAACAAAATTAAAAGGGGACAGAATAAGGGATCTTATGAACTCATCATTTGTTGGCTGGAAGTTTTATAGTAGTTCTATGGTGGAGGGGCGTATTTTGCTTATTTGGAAAGCCCACTTGATGAAGATAGAAATTATTCAGGAAACTACTCAGTTGCTCCATTGTAGAGTTACTTTAATTGGTGTGAACTTGGCTTATTGCCTATCAGTTGTCTATGGTTCTAATCAACTGGAGACAAGGAAACTTTTATGGTCAGACTTAGCTAATGTCCAGAGACCGGTTACCCTTTGGATTATTATGGGAGATTTTAATGCTGTCTTCTATGTTGATGATCAGCTTGGTGGAAGGTCTATTTCTATTAAAGAGATGGAGGATGCTCGTCAATGGTTGGCTTTGGGAGAGGCTACAGAAATGAAGACTTTAGCCCCTAAATTTACTTGGAATAATAAACAAGATGGAGGAACTAGAATTTTTTCCAAATTGGATAGAGTGTTCACCAATGATAGCTGGATTGATAGCTTCCCGTTAGTTGTAACATATGCTCAATGGGATGTGGTTTCTGACCATTGCTACTTGTTAATTAAACAGGGGGATTTCTGTAGTTTGGGAGTGAAGCCATTTCGGTTCTTCAACATGTGGGCAGTTCATGATAACTTCAGGGAAGTTGTTCTTCATAATTGGTCTATTCCTTTTGAGGGGCAAGGGTTGTTTCGTCTTATTGGTAAACTCACAAGACTTAAGCATGTTCTCAAAAAGTTCAATTGGAGAACTATGGGTGATGTTTCTTGTAATTATGAGGAGAGCAAATCTAAGTACCAACTGGCCCAAAATGCTCTCTGTTATGACCCTTTAAATGCAGATTTACAGTCAAAAGAAAAGGATGCTCAGCAGATTTACTTCAGGCATGAAAAGATTTATTCTAGTTATCTTCGTCAAAAAAGCAAGATAACTTGGCTAAGGCTTGGAGATGAAAATTCATCATTTTTTCATGCTAGTTTGAAAAAGAGGCAGTTATCCAATTGCATAATTTCTTATATTGATGCTAATGGTTGTTTTGTGGATAATTATGCCAAGGTTGTTGATCATTATGTTCACCACTTTAAGAATCACTTGGGCAATGCTAGCAAGGCCATGGGTCAGATTGATCCTGATTGTATCATGAAGTTCGCTCAGCCATGTTCAGTATCAATTCAGTCAAAAGTCCTGGCTCGGATGGTTATGGAGCGGGATTCTTCAAAGTTCTATGGAAAGATATAG